The following is a genomic window from Nicotiana tabacum cultivar K326 chromosome 3, ASM71507v2, whole genome shotgun sequence.
GAAAATGCCACTGCTTCTTCATCCTTTTTCTCAGTCATTTCAACATTGCATTCTTCACTTTCCTGGTTCTTTTTGCATGCATTTCGGAGTGTGGATAATTGCTCAGACGTTTCCCATTGCGTTACTCCACCAGATTTCATCTTCAATTTTAAACATTCTGTAATCCCATTAAAGGCATAAAGGGAAGCCGAAAACGTCCTCTCGTAATTCATCCTCCTCATTGCCTCACTTACCACTGATGTTTCTTCCCCATAAACCATCCCATGTTCCATTTTCTCTGATGATAGCTCTTCAGCTATCTCAAATGGCGAATAGTAACACGATCCAATTTCATCAAGAAACTGGAAATCAATATTGGACTCTATATCTTCTAATACATCAGTATTACTTGCCTCTCCTATCTCCTCTTCTTTGTCTCCCACTTCAATAATCTCCCCATTCGAGCTCTGAAAGTTATTGACAGGCTGAATAAAATCAGCCCAGCTACTAAAATCTGTTGTAGTTGCACTAACATTAGCGATCGTATTGCTATCAGTTACTATGTGATCATCAGGGCAATTGAGATAATCAGCGTACAGTGAATCTGAAAAATCAGATACATTTTCTCCGAATTTTTCTTGATGATTCTGCTGCTGACGACCAATTTCAGGCACGGAACAAGATTTGGATGAATCAGCAACATCAGCAGCGGTTAAGGAATTATTTCTCTCTTTGAGCCTGGTAAGAAGAATATTAGTGATTTTGGGTGGCAAAGCTGAAGTGGAAGAAGAATTGGATAAAGAACAAGGCCAGAAATTCGTGCGAGTATTGGCTCCACGAAGTAAGCAAGCAGCTTCATCGTATGCTCTTGCTGCTTCCTCAGCAGTGTCAAAAGTTCCAAGCCACACTCTTATTTTCTGTATAGTGTCTTTTATTTCAGCAACCCATCTACCTGATGGCCTTTGTCTAACCCCAACATATCTATTTCGGGCTCGTTGAGCACCGCTTTGTGTGGCTGCACCATCTGCTTCCTTTACCATCTCGTTCCAGGCTGCTGCAAGGGGCCGCGAATGGGATTAGATATTCCAGGAGTCCTAATCGTAAATGATGGTTACAGAGGTTGTGTGTATCGACCCGTGCAATAAACAAGTTTGGTGAATTGTGAAGGCGTTGGATCATGGATGTGTGCTTGTGTAGTTATTATACACAACTAAGTTGGGATGTGAATGACATATTTATATAGGGGAGAAGGAAGATCCTGTCAAGTGTCAAATGGCAAATTATTAGAGTTGAAAGGGTGCTTTTCCTGTTTGTTAAAACACATTTGTTTTATTGTTTTGGCTTTCTAATAGCAACATATGGAGGCCTCTGTTCTGATATATAGAAAACAAGAAACAAAAGGAATTAGAGAAGAGGGTTGTTAAAATATTAAGCTTAATTAATGTTATTTAATACTAGATGGTTTGACATAGCAACAGAGTGCACCTTATTATATCCTTGGATATATACTTTATTTCATAGGCTTTAGGAAAAAGAGAAGGATATTCTTGTCCTCTTCATATTTTATCTATGTATACGTTATACGTGGATTGGTTATTCGATGTTGCTAGTGGTACAAAGTTATCCCTAAATTGGTGTATAGATTCATACATACATGGATAGAAAATAGATACCAAACATGAAATAATTATTACAACTCCCTTATACCAATGATTATTTCTTCCTATACACTATACCAAACGACCACTTAGGTATCTTAAGCGAAGTTAATCACCCACGCAATAAGGGTTAAATTCTTTGTCATTCCTTATATACACGACACTCTACTGTAATTGTCTATTGATACTCAAATGACATTCACGTACGTaatcagaattttttttttggtgcaAAAAATATGATATTATATAATATTAAAGTAGAACGTTACAAGGAGCCGGAGGCATCAAACACAACATCCTAGGGGGACGACCTCTGGATGAACCGTAACAAAAAGGGGGTTCTGGGGGTAAACTAATTGAGGCCGTTCCTGATGAAGTCATTCTTGTTTAAGTAGATTAAATAGATGGAtaaatttaattagttttaagctttcaaaaaatTAGTGCATAGTTACTTACCATTTCGACCGCAAGTCAAATACCATCTAAACTGAATATCTATATTTGCTTAATTACATATGTTTGTTATCATCAATGTGCTCTTGTTATGCCCATCTCCAATTTGTACAGAAAGTTGTACGTTTTGGACAATTTTTTGAAAGAgatttttgaggttgttttttTGGTAGAATTTTTTTATTGCGAGTAGGGGAGTGAGCACAAACAGTACAAAAACAAGCTTGTACTAAAACAAGAAGGCAAAACAAAGAGTTGGAAATGCCCTTTTGTGTTTTTAATGGTggttttgtttatttgattcgTTTCTTTT
Proteins encoded in this region:
- the LOC107764712 gene encoding uncharacterized protein LOC107764712 codes for the protein MVKEADGAATQSGAQRARNRYVGVRQRPSGRWVAEIKDTIQKIRVWLGTFDTAEEAARAYDEAACLLRGANTRTNFWPCSLSNSSSTSALPPKITNILLTRLKERNNSLTAADVADSSKSCSVPEIGRQQQNHQEKFGENVSDFSDSLYADYLNCPDDHIVTDSNTIANVSATTTDFSSWADFIQPVNNFQSSNGEIIEVGDKEEEIGEASNTDVLEDIESNIDFQFLDEIGSCYYSPFEIAEELSSEKMEHGMVYGEETSVVSEAMRRMNYERTFSASLYAFNGITECLKLKMKSGGVTQWETSEQLSTLRNACKKNQESEECNVEMTEKKDEEAVAFSSMESAYESELSLWSSIDLPPICFVT